DNA from Lonchura striata isolate bLonStr1 chromosome 5, bLonStr1.mat, whole genome shotgun sequence:
GTTTTACTGTGGTGAAAATACTTACACAATATACAAATGTGACTAAAAAGTAAAAACCCAATTAAAACTTTTACAGTTTATCAACAAGTTTACATAGGACTAACATACATACTTTACCCCAAACCATAGTGGTCATTCAGATAATCTAGTACTGCTGAGGTACTtgataaaacattaaaaactcttttttcttgttttgaagtTATGCGCTCCATCATGTACATTAAGTGGTGGTGAAAACACGTAAAAGGAGTTCCATGCTCAAGAGCAATGTCAACCCAGTCCTGGATGCACTGAAAAGGTGTCTCTTCATATCCTGCAAACATAGCTGGATTTGCCAAGAGTCCTCTAGCCACCATTACACCTTCAAATCAGAAATTAAAGCATAGGTTACATTCTAGTTTGAATTTTATGCATAATCTTCCTGTAGGTTTTGTGCAACATCCCTTAGGACACCCACCCAAAGCTTACAGATAGTAATGGGAGAACAATGGGGATGAGTGTTACAGCTGTATCAGAGAAATCCATTGAACAAGGCAAACCTCAGAGTATCTACAACACCTATCAACATGTTCCAGAAATTTTGAAACTAAACAGAGGTCACAGAAGcatttcttcccttcttttgAAACTGCAACTAATTAGTACTTTGTTCTTATTAATTACACACATTTATTGCCTTTGTAACACAAAATTGGAAAGATGGAAAGACACAAGAGGACCAATAGTTTTCTGTGCAACTCAGTCTATTTATTCACTGTCATTCTTCCACTAAGAGCTCAATGGCTCAATTAAGTACATTTTAGGACTCTTGATCTGCAGTAAATCTTTCTGAACAAGCATGTAGTGTATTTGCAACTCTAATCTAATACTGTCAGAAAAACTCATACAagttttattgtaatttttatGTAATTAAGGGATTCTGTTTTTCTGTACTATCAAGATACAATCTATCACACTccgtttttttaaaaaataagatgatcaaaaatgaaaattttattttgtcattgTCCATGACAGAAAAAATTGAATGCTTAATATTTTTAGTAGTGAAGAAGGTCAGGTGGACTATAAGagcattttttttgtgttatgcatttccttcctgctctgtATTTGGGGGGAAAGTCACTGTAAGCAGCATGGCAGTTCAGTTCAATTTCTGTTGTAGCTATTAAACAGCAATAGTGTCAGCAGAAACCTGCCACATATACTGTtctctttcctgtttttctctaGCTGGAAGATACAAAGTCTGTAGATACAGATCATCTTTTCAGAATATATAACAAATTTCCATATCGTCTTGAAAACACAGACAGTTGCAGGAATCTATTGTGACTAAATAATCGCAAAAACTCTCCAGATTTTATGACTGAAATGAAAGTGCAATGTTTCACTGTGTCCTTGAAGTTAACCATCTGGCTTAATAATATATCCCTTTTCCATGGTGTTTTTACTGTAAGAAATCTGCTCCCATGTGCAGGAAATAGAGATTTCCAAGTGGAAGTTTACAGTTCTTGAAAAGATGATCAGCTCCATAAAGAGACAGAATGTCTGAAGGTCCCCTGAACTCCACTACTCAGTGATGAGATAGCATAATTAATCACAGAGCTTTTGTAATTTGCCttggaaataattatttgtgGCTTTGAATAGCAGTGCTCTAGTGTTCTGATGATTACCAGTGATTCTGCTTATGAGTTTTTTAAGGCATCTAAAATATCCTCTTTCATTTGTCTCTTCAAGGAGAGAAAGCACTCAAATAATGTCCTACTTACATTCAAAATAAATACCTTGAAATCTGGTAAGTTTACTTAGAAAATAGAGTATGTTTAATCTTACCATCTGCTTCTGTTAAGTGATGAacattttcagcttcttttaaAGATTTAATATCTCCATTAGCCACAATAGGTATAGACATgctttgtttaattattttaattgcatcATAATGTACAGGTTGATGCCTTTCTTCTATACTTCTCCCATGTACTGTAATCCATGAAACTCCAGCTGCTTCAGCTTTTTGACACAGGTCAACTGTTCTTTTTAAGTCCTCATGGATCCTAAAATTGCAAGGAA
Protein-coding regions in this window:
- the DUS4L gene encoding tRNA-dihydrouridine(20a/20b) synthase [NAD(P)+]-like isoform X2 is translated as MSDDIIETEECQRKDPMDLFHSGQVVKICAPMVRYSKLAFRTLVRKYSCDLCYTPMIVAADFVRSAKARDSEFTTNKGDHPLIVQFAAKEAQVLCDAAHIICPFADGIDLNCGCPQRIHEDLKRTVDLCQKAEAAGVSWITVHGRSIEERHQPVHYDAIKIIKQSMSIPIVANGDIKSLKEAENVHHLTEADGVMVARGLLANPAMFAGYEETPFQCIQDWVDIALEHGTPFTCFHHHLMYMMERITSKQEKRVFNVLSSTSAVLDYLNDHYGLG
- the DUS4L gene encoding tRNA-dihydrouridine(20a/20b) synthase [NAD(P)+]-like isoform X1, encoding MSDDIIETEECQRKDPMDLFHSGQVVKICAPMVRYSKLAFRTLVRKYSCDLCYTPMIVAADFVRSAKARDSEFTTNKGDHPLIVQFAAKEAQVLCDAAHIICPFADGIDLNCGCPQRWAISEGYGACLINKPELVKDMVRHVRNQIDNPKFSVSIKIRIHEDLKRTVDLCQKAEAAGVSWITVHGRSIEERHQPVHYDAIKIIKQSMSIPIVANGDIKSLKEAENVHHLTEADGVMVARGLLANPAMFAGYEETPFQCIQDWVDIALEHGTPFTCFHHHLMYMMERITSKQEKRVFNVLSSTSAVLDYLNDHYGLG